A section of the Struthio camelus isolate bStrCam1 chromosome 18, bStrCam1.hap1, whole genome shotgun sequence genome encodes:
- the PSMA7 gene encoding proteasome subunit alpha type-7, protein MSYDRAITVFSPDGHLFQVEYAQEAVKKGSTAVGVRGKDIVVLGVEKKSVAKLQDERTVRKICALDDNVCMAFAGLTADARIVINRARVECQSHRLTVEDPVTVEYITRYIASLKQRYTQSNGRRPFGISALIVGFDFDGTPRLYQTDPSGTYHAWKANAIGRGAKSVREFLEKNYTDEAIETDDLTIKLVIKALLEVVQSGGKNIELAVMRRDQPLKILSPEEIEKYVAEIEKEKEENEKKKQKKTT, encoded by the exons ATGAGCTACGACCGGGCTATCACGGTCTTCTCGCCGGACGGGCACCTCTTCCAGGTGGAGTACGCCCAGGAGGCGGTGAAGAAGGGCTCCACCGCG GTTGGAGTAAGAGGGAAGGACATTGTTGTTCTTGGTGTGGAAAAGAAGTCTGTGGCAAAACTTCAGGATGAAAGAACTGTACGGAAGATCTGTGCTCTTGATGACAATGTCTGCATGGCTTTTGCAG GGCTTACAGCTGATGCCAGAATAGTTATAAATAGAGCTCGTGTAGAGTGTCAAAGCCATAGACTTACAGTGGAGGATCCTGTCACGGTGGAATACATTACACGTTACATCGCTAGTCTCAAACAG AGATATACTCAAAGCAACGGCCGCAGACCTTTTGGTATCTCTGCTCTTATTGTGGGATTTGACTTTGATGGAACCCCCCGGCTGTATCAGACTGATCCGTCCGGTACATACCATGCTTGGAAG GCTAATGCCATTGGCAGAGGAGCCAAATCTGTGCGTGAATTCCTGGAGAAAAACTATACTGATGAAGCCATTGAGACAGATGACCTAACTATTAAACTTGTCATCAAGGCTCTTCTTGAG GTTGTACAGTCTGGTGGGAAAAACATTGAGCTGGCAGTTATGAGACGAGATCAGCCACTGAAG attttaagccCTGAAGAAATTGAGAAGTATGTTGctgaaattgaaaaagaaaaggaagaaaacgaaaagaaaaaacagaagaaaacaacatgA
- the SS18L1 gene encoding calcium-responsive transactivator isoform X1, which produces MSVAFASARPRGKGEVTQQTIQKMLDENHHLIQCIMDYQSKGKTAECTQYQQILHRNLVYLATIADSNQNMQSLLPAPPTQNINLGPGGMTQSASNQSLHSQSNLSDAIGTGLPPSSLMQSQISNGPNHVSMQQSGQNTMPTTSLSMTVSSHGTGPGYSHTVPASQNVPMQGQGSIGNYVSRTNINMQSNPVSMMHQQAATSHYNSAQGGSQHYQGQSSIAMMSQSNQGNSMMGQRPMGPYRASQQGSSQQYMGQEEYYSEQYSHGQGSSEPMNQQYYPDGHGDYAYQQSSYTEQSYDRSFDDSTQHYYEGGNSQYSQQQAGYQQGAAQQQTYSQQQYPNQQSYPGQQQGYGPAQGASSQYSSYQQGQGQQYGSYRASQTGPSAQQQRPYGYEQGQYGNYQQ; this is translated from the exons aTGTCggttgcctttgcttctgctcgCCCAAGAGGCAAAGGGGAGGTCACCCAGCAAACTATCCAGAAG ATGCTAGATGAAAATCACCACCTAATACAATGTATTATGGATTATCAGAGCAAGGGGAAAACCGCAGAATGTACTCA ATACCAACAAATCTTGCACAGAAACCTGGTTTACTTGGCAACAATAGCAGATTCTAACCAGAATATGCAGTCCTTGCTTCCTGCT CCACCAACGCAAAACATAAACTTGGGCCCAGGAGGAATGACTCAGAGTGCATCCAACCAATCTCTCCATTCGCAGAGCAATCTCAGTGATGCAATTGGGACGggccttcctccttcctccctcatgCAGAGTCAGATTAGCAATG GTCCTAATCACGTGTCTATGCAGCAGTCAGGCCAGAACACTAtgcccacaacctctctgagtaTGACTGTCAGCAGTCATGGAACTGGGCCTGGTTATAGCCATACAGTGCCTGCATCTCAGAATGTGCCAATGCAAGGCCAGGGGTCAATAGGCAATTATGTCTCTCGAACAAACATCAACATGCAGTCTAATCCAG TCTCTATGATGCACCAGCAAGCAGCAACGTCACATTACAACTCAGCACAAGGAGGGAGCCAGCATTACCAGGGGCAGTCCTCCATTGCCATGATGAGTCAGAGCAACCAAGGCAACAGCATGATGGGTCAGCGACCAATGGGCCCTTACAGAGCTTCACAGCAAG GTTCCTCGCAACAGTACATGGGTCAGGAGGAGTATTACAGTGAACAGTACAGCCATGGACAAGGCTCGTCAGAACCTATGAATCAGCAATATTATCCAGATG GACATGGGGATTATGCCTATCAGCAGTCATCCTATACTGAGCAGAGCTATGACAGGTCATTTGATGACTCTACACAGCACTATTATGAAGGAG gaAATTCTCAGTATAGCCAGCAGCAAGCAGGATACCAACAGGGAGCTGCGCAACAGCAAACTTATTCCCAGCAGCAATACCCAAATCAGCAAAGTTACCCAGGACAACAGCAAGGATATG GTCCTGCCCAAGGAGCCTCTTCACAGTATTCCAGTTACCAACAGGGACAGGGGCAGCAATATGGAAGTTACAGAGCTTCCCAGACAGGACCATCTGCCCAGCAACAGAGGCCTTATGGCTATGAGCAG GGACAATATGGAAATTACCAGCAATAA
- the SS18L1 gene encoding calcium-responsive transactivator isoform X2: MSVAFASARPRGKGEVTQQTIQKMLDENHHLIQCIMDYQSKGKTAECTQYQQILHRNLVYLATIADSNQNMQSLLPAPPTQNINLGPGGMTQSASNQSLHSQSNLSDAIGTGLPPSSLMQSQISNVSMMHQQAATSHYNSAQGGSQHYQGQSSIAMMSQSNQGNSMMGQRPMGPYRASQQGSSQQYMGQEEYYSEQYSHGQGSSEPMNQQYYPDGHGDYAYQQSSYTEQSYDRSFDDSTQHYYEGGNSQYSQQQAGYQQGAAQQQTYSQQQYPNQQSYPGQQQGYGPAQGASSQYSSYQQGQGQQYGSYRASQTGPSAQQQRPYGYEQGQYGNYQQ, encoded by the exons aTGTCggttgcctttgcttctgctcgCCCAAGAGGCAAAGGGGAGGTCACCCAGCAAACTATCCAGAAG ATGCTAGATGAAAATCACCACCTAATACAATGTATTATGGATTATCAGAGCAAGGGGAAAACCGCAGAATGTACTCA ATACCAACAAATCTTGCACAGAAACCTGGTTTACTTGGCAACAATAGCAGATTCTAACCAGAATATGCAGTCCTTGCTTCCTGCT CCACCAACGCAAAACATAAACTTGGGCCCAGGAGGAATGACTCAGAGTGCATCCAACCAATCTCTCCATTCGCAGAGCAATCTCAGTGATGCAATTGGGACGggccttcctccttcctccctcatgCAGAGTCAGATTAGCAATG TCTCTATGATGCACCAGCAAGCAGCAACGTCACATTACAACTCAGCACAAGGAGGGAGCCAGCATTACCAGGGGCAGTCCTCCATTGCCATGATGAGTCAGAGCAACCAAGGCAACAGCATGATGGGTCAGCGACCAATGGGCCCTTACAGAGCTTCACAGCAAG GTTCCTCGCAACAGTACATGGGTCAGGAGGAGTATTACAGTGAACAGTACAGCCATGGACAAGGCTCGTCAGAACCTATGAATCAGCAATATTATCCAGATG GACATGGGGATTATGCCTATCAGCAGTCATCCTATACTGAGCAGAGCTATGACAGGTCATTTGATGACTCTACACAGCACTATTATGAAGGAG gaAATTCTCAGTATAGCCAGCAGCAAGCAGGATACCAACAGGGAGCTGCGCAACAGCAAACTTATTCCCAGCAGCAATACCCAAATCAGCAAAGTTACCCAGGACAACAGCAAGGATATG GTCCTGCCCAAGGAGCCTCTTCACAGTATTCCAGTTACCAACAGGGACAGGGGCAGCAATATGGAAGTTACAGAGCTTCCCAGACAGGACCATCTGCCCAGCAACAGAGGCCTTATGGCTATGAGCAG GGACAATATGGAAATTACCAGCAATAA